The Pirellulales bacterium genome has a window encoding:
- a CDS encoding alkaline phosphatase family protein: protein MSDHVVLLSIPALRAQDLAAMPNLRALAAAGDSAPLAPSFPAVTCCVQANMTTGKLPHEHGVIANGFYWRERREVEMWTAWNDCILAPQIWDTLHEQRPGTTSAVWFALHSKGSGADYICTPAPIHNADGSESLWCHTRPEGLYQELVERLDHFPLHHFWGPLANIASSEWIAESAIIAAKQFRPNFFYIYLPHLDYAAQREGPDSEAARVSLAQLDEVIGRLLAGLRAAYGGDPLWLVASEYVITPVDHVSYPNRVLREAGLLRVREEADGEHLDLAASDAWALVDHQLAHVFVRDGDAALADKVARLFRGRQGIAEALVGSERDRYDLAHARSGEVVLVSTANSWQAYYWWLDDARAPAFARKVDIHNKPGYDPEEMHLDLATMGISLDATQTRGSHGAPPRHERQRGVIVASQPGVLPGGTVADFDVATLVLRQFGV, encoded by the coding sequence ATGTCCGATCACGTCGTTTTGCTTTCGATACCGGCGCTGCGGGCCCAGGACCTGGCCGCCATGCCCAACTTGCGCGCGCTGGCGGCGGCCGGCGACAGCGCCCCGCTCGCGCCGAGCTTTCCGGCCGTGACCTGCTGCGTGCAGGCCAACATGACCACGGGCAAGCTGCCGCACGAGCATGGCGTGATCGCCAATGGTTTTTATTGGCGCGAGCGGCGCGAAGTGGAAATGTGGACCGCCTGGAACGATTGCATCCTGGCGCCGCAAATTTGGGACACCCTGCACGAGCAGCGGCCCGGCACGACGAGCGCGGTGTGGTTCGCGCTGCACTCCAAGGGGTCTGGCGCCGATTACATCTGCACTCCGGCGCCGATTCACAACGCCGACGGCAGCGAATCGCTGTGGTGTCACACACGGCCCGAGGGGTTGTATCAGGAGTTGGTCGAGCGACTCGATCACTTTCCGTTGCATCATTTTTGGGGGCCGCTGGCCAATATCGCGTCGAGCGAGTGGATCGCCGAGTCGGCGATCATCGCGGCCAAGCAGTTTCGCCCGAACTTTTTTTACATCTACCTGCCGCATCTCGATTACGCGGCGCAGCGCGAGGGGCCCGACAGCGAGGCCGCGCGGGTGTCGCTGGCGCAACTTGACGAGGTGATCGGCCGACTGCTGGCCGGCCTGCGCGCGGCGTATGGCGGCGATCCGCTGTGGCTGGTCGCCAGCGAGTATGTGATTACGCCGGTCGATCATGTGAGCTACCCCAATCGCGTGCTGCGCGAGGCGGGGCTATTGCGTGTGCGCGAGGAGGCTGACGGCGAGCATTTGGATCTGGCCGCCAGCGACGCCTGGGCCCTGGTCGACCATCAACTGGCGCACGTGTTTGTGCGCGATGGCGACGCCGCGCTGGCCGACAAGGTGGCGCGGCTGTTTCGCGGTCGGCAAGGCATCGCCGAGGCGCTAGTGGGTAGCGAGCGGGATCGCTACGACTTGGCGCACGCGCGCAGCGGCGAGGTGGTGTTGGTTTCGACGGCCAACAGTTGGCAGGCGTATTACTGGTGGCTGGACGACGCCCGCGCGCCGGCGTTCGCGCGGAAGGTGGACATTCACAACAAGCCGGGCTACGACCCGGAAGAGATGCACCTCGACTTGGCGACGATGGGCATTTCGCTCGACGCGACGCAGACGCGCGGCTCGCATGGGGCGCCGCCGCGGCATGAGCGGCAGCGCGGAGTGATTGTGGCGAGCCAGCCCGGCGTTTTGCCGGGAGGAACGGTGGCCGACTTCGACGTGGCGACGCTGGTGCTGCGGCAGTTTGGGGTGTGA